The Salinivibrio kushneri DNA segment CAACATAGATGATATGGAAACGCGGCCTAGTCATGCTTCCCTCGTCTTCTGATCGTTGTCCTCAAGCCCCTTAACACTATCGCTAGGTCGCCAATAAGAGAATAATCAACGCCTCGGCGTGTCCCTATGAAGCGTTATCCAAGATGAGATGCCCAGCGATCCTATCAATAAGCGTAGTCCAAAATTCCAGACTGTCTTGGGCTAAGCGCAGAAATAAGCCGTGTCTCGCTGACGTTTATGGAGGGTAGGGAAAGCGGGCTCAACATCGTTAAGCCCGATATCAATGCGATCTATCAAGCGCTGAAATTATTCAAATTCAAACTGTACCATGACCGGATAGTGATCAGAGAGTTCATTGTAGTAACCATCATGATAGGTTTGTCCAGCCGCTTGCGGCCACTCGCCTTCAAGGTAGTCCCAATACCAACGGTCGTTAGCGCTTAACTGTACCACCTGCATCTCAGGTTGATTAGCTGGCACGGCATGATCACGGCTCCACAAAATATAATCTAACGTGGTATTGTAGTTAAGATCATAGTCAAAGTGATACGCGTTCGCTTTCGTAAACCAGTTGTGCTTGGCAGAAAAAGACGTTACCTCCGGTTCGGTAAAGCGCAATGCACCATTTAATGCTGCTTTCATGTCTTTAATTTCATCTTGGCGGCTCCACTCCACATTCATATCACCACCAATAATCACAGGCTCGTCAGCAGGGATCGCCGCCTTGTCGATAAAGTCTTTAATTTCACCTAGCTGACCCAGACGCACTTGATGCTCTTCATCGGACATCCCATCATGCGTGGCTTGTAAATGGGTGCCAATTAGGTGAAAAGCTTCGCCTTCTTTGTCAATTTCGACGTATGCAAAGCCTTTGTTGGCTTGGTAGTCCCAGCTACCTTTCAGGCTGTGATGATAAACGTGCGCTTTCTGAGTCAAAATGGGGTACTTGGAGAGAATCGTCACGCCGCCACGCACGACAAATAAAGAATTGGAGCAATCCCCAGTCAGTGCATCCCAACCTTCTCCGCTACAGTCTTGTCCGACATTCGGTGTTTGATAAGGGTACAGGCTTGCAAGCTGATTCATCGCTTGCTCAGCTTCAGCGTTGAAGGCCTCGCTCACCAAGATCACATCAGGCTGCGTGTCCATGTCGGCAATGGCTTGCGGCAGACGGGCTGCACGCTCAGCTTGATCCCAGTCTTGTAGGTTGCTAAGTTGCATAATGTTATACGCCATGACATTAAGCTGACCCGCATGCGCACTGAGGCTAAGCAGCAACGCCGCTGCCGTTGAGAGCAGTTTATTGATTTTCATGTTTCCTCTTTTCGTTTTGCTTTCTAATTGTTATCGGTGTTTCGCCCACCAAAAGATTAGAAGCCTAACGAAAATCATTTGAGACGCCCCAGTATTTGTTTACTTTTTCTGATAATTTTGTAACTAATATCACGTTCCTTGTATTACGCCATTAATGCGTCACTAAGTAGGTTTGCGAGGTAAAGGTATGTTTTCTCAGCATGGTCGCAAGCTCATGCTGCCTAACAGGTTTGGCAATATAATCATCCATCCCCGCGGCTAAGCACGCTTCCTTGTCTTCCGTTGTCGCATTCGCGGTCAGTGCAATAATGGGGGTTCGGTTAAAGCGTGATTCTTGTGCCCGGATGTGTTCAGCGGCTTGATAACCGTCCATCACAGGCATTTGACAATCCATGAAAATCGCATCAAAAGGTTGGCTTTTCCATAGCGCTAACGCCTGCTCACCATCGGCAGCCGAACGGACATGTACCCCTAGCTGAGTCAATATCGCTTCAGTCACTCGTTGGTTAACTTTGGAATCTTCCACGACTAAGACATGCAACCCAGCCAGTGAGGTGCCTTTTCCGGTAGAGCGTACGACCCCCAGCGTCGGTTGGCGCTGTTGTAAGATCCGCACCAAATGCGCTTTTAAGTCATTAAATTGGTAGGGACGACCTAAGTAACCCTCTATGCCTGAGCGTTCAACCCGCGGCTTATCTAATGCATCAGGCGCCGCCGTTAACATCATGATCGCAGGGCTTTTATCTGCAAATGTAGCAATGATCTGTTCTGCCAAGCGAAAGCCATCCATTTTGGGCATCACTTTATCGAGTAAAATCACTTTAAAGGGATAGTGGCTATCAAGGCGTTCGCGAATTAAAGGGATCACGTCATCCGGGTGCATGCAGCATGTAACCTGGCAGCCAAGGTTGCTCAATTGTGCCGTGGTGATGCGCATGTTTAAACGACTATCGTCTACCAATAACATCGGCGCACCGGCAAAAAGATAAGCCTCGACCGGCGTGGCTAAAGGAATATCCGCACACTCAAAACGCACGGTAAACGTAAATAGACTGCCCACATTCACTTCACTGTTGAGGGTGATTCGCCCCCCCATTAAGTTGACAATTTGCTGTGAGATGGCGAGCCCCAGCCCTGTGCCTCGAGCGGCGGCGGTTAAAGAATCACCTTGTTCAAACTTACCAAAAATACGGCTTTGTTCTTCAACGGGAATGCCTGGCCCGGTATCGCTCACTTCAAAACGCAGCACACTGGCGGTATCCTCGTCGCTCACTTGCTTGATAGAGACAACCACCTCTCCACACTCAGTAAACTTGATTGCATTACCCACCAAATTAATCATCACTTGGCGTAATCGCGGTGCATCGCCGATCAACAATGGGGAAATATCAGCGTCTATCTCGCAGCGAAAGGCGAGTTGCTTTTCCTTGGCACGAAGAATGAACAGGTTCTCGAGATCTTTCCCTAACTCAAATATATTGAGTTCTAATGGTTCTAGCTCTAACTTACCTGCTTCGATTTTAGAGAAATCGAGGATGTCGTTAATGATATCTAATAACGACATCGACGACGTTTCTAACATCTCGACAAACTCTTGTTGCTCGTCATTTAAGCGTGTGCTCTTTAACAGTGAGGCCATCCCAATAATGCCGTTCATTGGTGTGCGGATCTCATGGCTCATATTGGCCAAAAACTCGCTTTTCTTTTGACTGGCCTTTTCAGCGTCGTGCTTCGCGTCCTCCAACTGCGTCAGTTGTTGCCCTAGCGCTGTGATCATGGCGTTATAACGCGTTTCAAAACCCCGCCAATGATGAAATTGGCGTGGAACCTGAATCGGTGTGGGTATGCCATTCTCCCACTGGTTAACTTGCTGGTGTAGCGCCAATAACGGCCTATCTAAGTGGCGGCGCACAATCCACATAGAGCTGATAATTCCCAATCCTGACACCGCCAACCATCCAAGAAAAACCCACTGGGCACTATCACCAAAATAGGCGTTTAACGCCGTGTAATTTGACGCCACCTCAAGTTGCCCAAGGGTATACTCGTTCCCCTCGTCGGTTGCAATTAACGACCAACGCTTTTGCAACGACTGTGCAGCAGGCTCCACGCCGCGCTCAATTAACGAGCCATCGGCATCATATACATGGATATAGTCAATCTCAGGTTGGGCGATGAGCTGCTCTATCTGTTGCTCAAAAGCTTGCGTTTCCACACGCCATAGATGCCCAGTCATCGCACTGACATCTCTGTTGCCTACCTGTTGCAAGGCGCGCTCGACATCTGCTTTGTGCGTTTGGTAATCGCCCAGCAGAAGAAGCGCCGTAAACAATGCAGTCAGTACGGTCCAGCTTAAGGCTAGCTTGGTAACGATTCCCGCAGAAAGCGAAGGGCGTGTCAGGGGGCTACCTACCTTCATAATCACCTTTTTAGTGGGAAAGCTTCTCTGCTAATCATAGAGTCTAATCTTGTTTTGGGCGAGAAATGTCCTAGTTAGTAGGCGAAAAAGGACAAAAAAGGCGCTCCCAAGGGAGCGCCTGCCACACGCAATGTCTACAAATAATGACACGCTACCGATTGGAGTCAGTTTATCCGGATAACCCGTATCGCTGCCCCAAGCGGGTTTGTTATATGCCGTTTCAGTTAGTCCAATACACCACGACGCATTTGATCCAGCTCGATAGACTCGAACAAGGCTTTAAAGTTACCTTCGCCAAAGCCTTGGTTACCCTTACGTTGGATAATTTCAAAGAAGACCGGCCCAATAACAGTATTGGTGAAAATTTGCAGCAAGATGCCGCTGTCTACGTCACCGTCAATCAATACACGGGTGTCACGCAACTCGTCGATGCTTTCTTCATGGCCGTTGACACGCTCGTTGATTTTCTCATAGTAGGTGTCCGGCGTATCCATGAATGCCATACCTCGTTGACGTAACGTCCGCACGGTTTGGTAGATGTTGTCGGTGGTCATGGCGATATGCTGGATCCCCTCACCGTTGTACTCTTTCAAGTACTCTGCAATCTGTGACTTGTCATCACTTGACTCATTGATGGGAATACGGATTTTTCCGCAAGGCGCGGTCAGAGCACGCGACTTTAGCCCAGTCTTTTTGCCTTCAATGTCAAAAAACCGGATCTCTTTGAAGTTGGCAATACGCTCGTAAAAGTCAGCCCACACGTCCATGTTGCCAATATCCACGTTATGGGTTAAATGGTCGATGACTTTCAATCCTGCATCCGCTTCTTTCAGGCGCGATTGCCAATCTGGATAAAAGTCAAAATCGACTTCATAAATACTTTGGTCGCCATAGCGGTCGACAAAGTAAAGCAATGAATCACCAATGCCGTATACCGCGGGAATACTAAGCTCCATTGGACCGATGTTTGGTTCAACCACTTTGGCGCCTTGTTTAGCCGCATACGCAATCGCGTGTACCGCATCTTGAACGCGAAACGCCATGGCGTTGACACTCGCACCGTGCTGCTTGGCAAAGCCTTGCGCTTGTGATTCAGGCTCACCGTTGACGATAAAGTTAGTGTCTCCCTGACGATACAGCCAAACATCCTTGTGTTTGTGTTTGGCAATTTCGGCAAAACCCATCAGTGAGAACAAATTTTTAAGCGCATCAATCCCCGCTTGATCGGGCGCTGTGTATTCGACGAACTCAAATCCATCTGTGCCCAATGGATTAATCGTTTTGACAGGTGCTTGCATGGTTGACGTCATAATCGCTTCCTCCTTGTGTGTAGCATTAGAGATAGCATTAGACGGTGGTTGGGACTAGAGAAGACAGGCGGACAACAGGTTAACTAATTGTTAACCCATAGTGTCACTTATACTGAACAGTGAGAGAAAAAGGCTGATAGCCGCGTTTTATTAGGGGTTTAAGCCAATTAGAAGTGTAAAGAATAGCGACCAACACTCTGCTTTGTTTTACATTTTTGCAACGCAAGATAAAAACCACACAGCAAAGACACAAACGCCGCCCAGAGGCGGCGACCAAAAAGCGGGCGGATGAAAGGATTACACCTTGAGGCTATAACTATTTTGCTGGCCATTGGGTGTGATGGTTTTTTGCACTTGATCCATCAACGCTTGTTGCTGTTGGTTATAGGCATCAGCGCGCGTTTTCTGCGCTTCTTGTTCCGCAACACGATCAATGAGAGCTTGATAATCACGCTTATCCTCACGCTGCTCGCCCGATGCAGCGGCTTCTTTTTGCTCTTCCCGCTCTTTACGGATCAGCTCGGCACGCTCTTGCACGCTCATCGAGTTATTGAGACCGCCATTGACCTGGTCATCTTGACGATCGCGCTGGCGCTGCATGTATTGCTGCGCTAAAGGTTGCGAATTGATTGACGTCGGCATAGGTCCTCTCTCGAACAAGGTGACAGCTTGATTAAATTTTAGCCTATACGCCCACAAATTGATATCTCTATTTACTATAGAGGATGTCACCACTGGCCTAGTTGTTGCACGTTATCTCACGTTGGCCGTGAGATACCAACGCAGAAGCAGGGGCTTAGGTGACCCAACGCCCAAGAAAATCACGATGAATATAATGAGGAGAAACACCATGCTGACCGGTAAACACTGTGTCATTACAGGTGCCGCACAAGGGATTGGCCGCGCGATTGTTGAAACCTTTGTTGAGCAAGGCGCTACCAAAATTTATGCACTAGATAGGAATATTGACAACATGCAAGACTGGCAGACGGATGCGGTTATCGTGCCCGTCGCGCTGGATGTTTGCGATCAAGACGCTGTCGCGAATTGGGTGCAGACCCTGCACCAACAACACGCAGTGATCGATATACTGGTGAACAATGCTGGCATCACCCGAGACAACCTACTCACCAAAATGAGCGAAAGTGACTGGGACGCAGTCATTGACGTTAACCTAAAAGGCGTCTTTACCATGACACAAGCGATCGCGCCACTGATGATAGCGCAAGAGAGAGGCGCGATTGTGAGCTTGTCTTCCGTCGTCGGCACCGATGGTAATATTGGTCAAACCAACTACGCGGCATCAAAAGGTGGCGTGATAGCCATGACCAAAACCTGGTCAAAAGAGCTTGCCCGTCATGGGGCACAAATACGCGCTAACTGCGTGGCCCCCGGTTTTATTGAAACGCCCATGACAGCAAACTTACCCGATAAAGTCATTGAGATGATGAAAGGAAAAACCCCGCTGGGACGAATGGGCACCGCCCAAGACATCGCCAATGCGATCAGCTTTCTCGCCAGTGATAACGCGAGCTTTATCACAGGGCAGACGCTTAAAGTCGACGGGGGATTAGTCATATAATAGTGGAACCAAATCAGCCACTATGAGGCAACAATGACGCCAACACTCCTTATCACAGGCGCAAACCGTGGAATTGGTCTAGCGCTCACCGAGTTGTACCTTGAGCACGGTTGGCAGGTGATTGCCTGCTGCCGCTTCCCCGGCTCTGCGCCTCACTTAATGACATTAAAAAACCGCTACGCAACACTCACCACGCACGGGCTGGATGTAACGGATCATACCGCGATACAGCATCTTGCCTCACAGCTTAGTGACACACCTATCCATTTGCTGATCAATAATGCTGGACTCTATGGCCCCAAAGGCTATCAATTCGGTGAAGTGGACACAGCCGCATGGCGCGACGTGCTGGAGGTCAATACCATCGCGCCACTGGTTATCGCTGAACATTTCACCCCGCATCTTGAAAAGGCAAGCCAAAGTGGCCATACACCCATTTTTGCTTTCTTGTCCTCAAAAGTCGGGAGCATGAGTGATAACCAATCAGGTGGCGGGTATATTTATCGAAGTTCAAAAGCCGCGCTCAATGCTGTGATCAAAAGCCTATCTATTGACCTGCGAAGTAAAGGCATTCGTTCGATTGCTCTCCACCCTGGTTGGGTACAAACGCACATGGGTGGACCCAATGCCCTGATTGATACCGCCACATCGGCACAAGGACTAAAACATGTGCTCGATACCCTCACGGACAGTCAGAACGGCAACTTTATCGATTATCAAGGCCAAGACATTGGCTGGTAAGGGGCGAGGCGGTGATTGCACCGCCTCGTTAATTAGATAGGGAAGAACGTCATCGACGCCATACTGTGCACAACCTGATTGATATTACGGTTGGTGCTGTCTGCCACCATCACCGCCATCATATCTTGAATAATGATCATCTGACTCAGTAAGCGTTCGTAGCTGTAATTGGGCACCCCATTTTTGCCCATGCCATTACTCAGCAACAGCAGTTGGCCGTTGTCGTCCTTTTCATTATTCAACAACCAAGCGATCTTCTCTAGGTTTCGCGCACTGTTATAGAGTTTTTGTTGATCAATATCATCGAGCAAAAAAAACTCAAGTTGATGATTATAGCTGGCACTGATCATGCCGGTAACACCAGCCATGAGCGCAAACACGCGGTCGCCCTCAAATTCACTTGAAAAGGCTAAAGGCAACAGCGCGATACCATCCATTCCCCCTAGCTCTCGAAAGCCATTGTCAGGGCGCTCCGTTGTCATCAATTGCGCCACACGCTTTTCAATGGTCATGCCAGGCACTTTTTTAAGCTCGTGCGGGTTGCGCTTATATAACTTCACGATGAGCGCTTCGCTGAGATCACGAATTTCAGCAATGTGAATATCGGTAATTAAATCCATGTCTGACTTGGCCAGATTTTTAATATCAAATGGCCGACCAAGCTTTTGCGCGCACCCTGTGAGGCTAAGCAATAACACGCTCATCCATACCCAGCGCATCATAACAACATCCTTGCATCCTCTAACTCGGCGCTAGCATAACGATTTACGCCCGCTCGGTGCACTCCTAGAAAAAATCTTGTATGGAATATCACACTTTTAGCGTCTAACGGGCGCTGCAATCATCAATTTACGTTAAACCGTTTTGAGCCAATATCTCCTCCCATTGGCGGCAAACAACGCAAAGAAACGATAATCATCGCAGCATCGCGGCGCAATCAGCGGCAATAACACGCTCTTCATCAGTGGGGATCACCCACACACCGATCTGACTATCCGATGCGGATATACAGGCTTGATTGGCTTGATTGGCCGACGCATCCAAGCGCATGCCTAGCCAATCACACTGTGCCACCACACGCTCGCGCACAGGTGCAGCATGCTCGCCAATCCCAGCGGTGAACACCAGATGATCGACACCGCCCATTGCCGCACACAGGCTACCGATTTCTCGCGCAATTCGATAACAATAGTGCGCTATCGCCTGTTTGGCTCTGGGTTTATCACTGCATAATAAAGTGCGCATATCACTGCTGATCCCCGATAAGCCTAATAGACCCGACTCTTTATACAAAAGTGTGCTGACGTCGTCGGGTGTCATTCCTTCTTCGGTGATCAGGTGCAGCACCAATCCCGCATCAATGGCGCCACTTCGCGTGCCCATGGGTAAGCCTTCCAGCGCCGTAAAGCCCATGGTGGAAGCCACACTTTGCCGTGATTGGATAGCACACAAACTCGCACCATTACCAAGATGTGCAACAATCACTTTAGCGTCGCGATCAAAATCAGGGATCACCTCGGGTAAGCAGCGCGAGATGAAGTCATAGGACAAGCCATGAAAGCCATACCGTTGAAAGCCTCTGTCATACATTGGATAAGGAAGCGCAAATTGACGCGCTTCCTTTGGCTGCTTGGCATGAAAGGCGGTATCGAAACAGGCAATCTGGCGCATATCGGGTAATCGCGTTTGCAATGCTTTAATCGGAGCAAGGCTATAAGGCTGATGAAGCGGTGCTAGCGAGGTTAATGCCTCCAAAAGCTTGACGCTGCGCGCATCAAGAGGCGTTGATTGCTGAAAATGCCTCCCCCCGTGAACCACACGGTGACCGACGGCGACAATATCGTCCAACAGCCCGTGGCGCTCTAACCAGACGAGTAACGACGCGACAGCAGTATGATGGTCCGGCGCAGAGCCCGGGGAGACCGTACTGATCCCCGGCTTATGGCGGGTCATTGATACATCGTAGCGATCGGTTCCGAGCCCTGAGAACTGCCCTTTGACTAAGACATGAACCGATGAGCCAGACCCCGAATCCACGGGGCCCTCGGTATCAAACAATGCAAACTTTAAGCTCGACGAGCCACTGTTAATGACCAGTATGTTCGCCATCGTCGCCCTACTTATACTTATTCAGTGCTTTTCGTTGATGCTCCGCAAGCAACAACGCCAGCGCGCTCGACGCAATACGGGTTAGTGCATCATCGGCACGGCTGGTGAGCATAATGGGCACACGCGCCCCCACCACCACACCCGCGCCGGTGGCATCGGCAAGATAGCTCAATTGTTTCATCAACATATTGGCGGCCTCAAGATCGGGCGCCACCAGAATATCCGCACACCCTGCAACCGGGGAGTCAATCCCTTTGGTTACGCGAGAGTCCTCGGAAACAGCACTGTCAAACGCAAGCGGTCCGTCTAAGATACCGCCCGTTATTTGACCACGTTCCGCCATTTTACACAGTGCCGCGGCATCGAGGGTCGCATTCAATTTCGGGTTAATGGTCTCCACGGCCGACAATATCGCCACCCGTGGATGACTATTGCCAATCGCATGAGCCAGTTCGATGGCATTTTGAATAATATCGCGCTTTTGAGCCAATCCTGGATAGATATTAATGGCGGCATCAGTAATAAATAGCGGGCGCGGGTAGGTCGGCACATCAAAGGCCATCACATGACTGAGGCAGTGCTCAGTTCTCAACCCACCTTCTCGTTTGACCACTTCGTGTAACAATTCGTCGGTATGCAGCGCGCCCTTCATTAGCGCCTCACTCTCCCCCGCACGCGCCATGGCCACCGCTTTTTCTGCCGCCGCATGACTATGAGGTGCATCGACAATGTCAAAGTCACGAATATCCAGCTCGGCTTTATCCGCCGCCGCCATTATTTTGTCGCGAGGTCCGACGAGGGTGGGAATAATGAGCTGCTGTTTCGCCGATGCGACCGCGCCGCGGATCGAGCTATCATCGACTGGGTGCACCACCGCGGTGTGCATAGGATCAGGGTGATCGGCCGCGGTTAAAATCGCATGCAATTGCCCGCGCTCGGATAAACGCACTTCAGGTAAAACGGTGCGTTGACGCCGAACTTTTTTGGTGGGGGCGAGGACGCGCGCTTCCCCTTCAATCACGGTATCACCGCGTTGGTTTTCACAGCGACAGGCAAACACAATGTGGTGATGTTTTTCGTCCATTTTATCGACACGAACGGCAACGCGCAGCACATCGCCGAGCATGACAGGGGCTTTGAACGCCAGTGTTTGTCCAAGGTAGACAGTGCCGGGGCCGGGTAGTTTTGTGCCGAGTACGGTAGAAATCAGTGCCCCACCCCACATACCATGGGCAATCACTTCTTGAAAGCGACTGCTCTTAGCAAAATCATCATCCACATGAGCAGGGTTAACATCCCCCGACATGATTGCAAAAAGCTTAATGTCTTCCATGGTGAGGCGCTTTTCTAAAAACGCCTCATCGCCTAATGAAATCTCATCGTACGTCTTATTCTCGATGACTTCCTCGTTATTCGTCCCTGACATGGCGGGCTCCTTAATAATCGATCAAGTCAAAAAAGTGTGTGTTAGCCTCGTTGCGCTTAAAACCTAAGGTGATGACCAGCATCAACGTAATGGGTTAGCCCCGTCAACACACGGCCGGCATCGGCGCTAAGGTACACCACAGCATGACCAACATCTTGTACGGTTGCCAATCGCCGAAGGGGCGAGCGCGTCTCACCATCCACGGCCAAGGCTTCAAATTCTTTTAACCCCGACGCAGCACGGGTTCTGATCGGGCCGGGGGAAATAGCATGCACCCGGATCCCTTTTGGGCCTAATTCTGCTGCTAAGTAGCGGGTGGTTGACTCAAGCGCCGCTTTGACAGGCCCCATAAGGTTGTAATTATCGACGGCTTTCTCCGCCCCATAATAGGACATGTTAAACAGCGTGCCGCCATCAGGCATCAGTGGCTCTGCCTGTTTCGCCATACGGATAAATGAATGACAAGAAATATCCATCGCTAGCGAGAACCCCTCTCGCGAGCAATCGACCACGCGACCGTGTAAATCATCCAAAGGCGCAAAAGCAATTGAATGCACAACAAAATCAACCCGTCCCCATTTTTCCTTGGCACGCGCAAATAGTGCATCGAGTTGTTGATCGTCCTGCACATCACACAGCATCAGTTCTGGATCGCCCATGGCCGCTTTGAGCGGGGTCACAAATCGCTCTGCCTTGGGTGTGCCATAAGTGACCAGCACATCGGCACCCGCTTGGCTCAGCGCTTGAGCACACCCAAACGCAATGCTGTTTTCATTGGCCAGTCCGGCGACAATGCCGACTTTACCTGCAAGTGAAAAAGGATGTTCCACAATATTCTCCCTACATTGGATAACGACGCGTTCATCGCTCAGTAACCTGAGTGATTACACTAAAACAGACATCATCCACTTTAAATCAACCGCAAACCCTCAACGTAGACTTAAATCAGCGTTAGGTGCAAAAGTATAGAAGAAAAAAGGCCGAGTGACGTGCTAGATAAAAAGACAATTTTGACAATTTTTTATGACAGCCGCGCCTTGGACCACGGCGATAAGAGCTTTCACTCTAATCGGTATTCTCGTCTCACAACCAAAAACGCCACCGCGATCAGCGGTGGCGTTTTACACAAGCGAGAAGCGTAGGACTACGCCAACTCGGCCATCACACACTTGGCAAGGTCAGCGGGACGGTAGTAGACCGATTTCATCACCTTGCCTTCACGGATAAGCTTGCCGTCCACACTGACATCGACGGCACATTTAGCGATGATGCCATCCTCTTTGGGGCTGGCAACGACGTCTATCCCTTTTTGCGCGTAAAACGCTTGGGTATCGGCAAACTCTTGTTGATTGCGACAGACTTTACTCATATTGCTGCTATGCACCTCATCCCAACAGGTCACAAAATCAATACCTAGGCGCGAGGCGATTTGAAGCAAGATATCAATCATGTAGCTCACTTCGAGTTGTTCCCGGTATCCACGCGACCCCATTTGAACAGCGCGCCCCATCAGCACGTAGACACTATCAACAATAGCGTCCACTTGCTCAACCAGCGAGTCGGCTTCCGCAAGCTCTGTCATCTCTTCTACCGCCAACGCCGTGTGCAAATCATCGGCCTTGTCATCGAGAGAATCTGGATCATTGCAGGGCAGATCAAAGGTGGTGCGAAAGGCTTCAATATCACGGTAAAGGTGGTCGTAGATCGCTTGATTGAGAACAGCAAATTTCATTTATAGGGCCCTTTGAGAAACAAACACGCATGCATTCATGCTGAAAGACAAGGGACAATACAATAGCACTGCTCATCAAGACTTAAAATCGATCCTGATGATTCTTTGTCACCAGACAGCGTTAAAGCACAAATATCGCTCAAGCTTAGTGTACGCGCGCCGCTAACTTCTTATACTGAACCTATGATGTCAATTGCACGCTCGGTCAAAAAGGATAGTTACTATGACCAAACATTTATCGCTCGCCACACTGTGTGCTGGCATGCTGCTGGCCACAACCGCACAAGCGCAAACCTCCCCGCTCAGTATCGGTGCTAGCGCAAGTGTCACCGACGTAAAATACGGCTCTCAAACGGAGACAGGTCACACTTGGGAAGTCAATGGCACCTTACGCGTGACAGATTATACGAGCTTATATACCGGATATGGCGAAACCAGCGCTGACTTTGACAATGAGAATGGCACCGAAACCAAGCTGACTTCATCCTATATTCCGGTTGGATTACAAGTTAACTTTCCCATGTCAATGGGCAATATCTACCTACGCGGTGGCGGCAACTACTATCAAACTGAGTTCGGCACAGATAAAGATATTGGCTGGGGCGCCACAGGCACTGTGGGATTTGAATTACAGCCCACCGTTGGCCCTAAAATGGCGTTTGAATTAACCTATGCTGATAGAGGCGACGCAGAAACCAGTTCAGTCAGTGTCGGAACCAGTGTTGGCTTTTAACGGTGTAATGTTATCGGTCACCAGCGGTAAGTGCGTGACCAATGGCCTGCTAACCCGACACGGTGCACCATCGTAATAGTACATGCTGGTCGTCGCCGAGCTGACGCGAATATGGGTGAAGCTCACCGTGCTCGCGTCGTCTCGGTGCATACAAACAGATAAGCTACCTAATACAGGTTCGTGGCTACGATGATACTGGATTAAGCCGTGCACGGAAGGACTCGCGTGCAGGCTTGATGCCAATAGCGCTGAGCGGGTTCGACGCGCAT contains these protein-coding regions:
- a CDS encoding acetate/propionate family kinase, with the translated sequence MANILVINSGSSSLKFALFDTEGPVDSGSGSSVHVLVKGQFSGLGTDRYDVSMTRHKPGISTVSPGSAPDHHTAVASLLVWLERHGLLDDIVAVGHRVVHGGRHFQQSTPLDARSVKLLEALTSLAPLHQPYSLAPIKALQTRLPDMRQIACFDTAFHAKQPKEARQFALPYPMYDRGFQRYGFHGLSYDFISRCLPEVIPDFDRDAKVIVAHLGNGASLCAIQSRQSVASTMGFTALEGLPMGTRSGAIDAGLVLHLITEEGMTPDDVSTLLYKESGLLGLSGISSDMRTLLCSDKPRAKQAIAHYCYRIAREIGSLCAAMGGVDHLVFTAGIGEHAAPVRERVVAQCDWLGMRLDASANQANQACISASDSQIGVWVIPTDEERVIAADCAAMLR
- a CDS encoding bifunctional enoyl-CoA hydratase/phosphate acetyltransferase; the protein is MSGTNNEEVIENKTYDEISLGDEAFLEKRLTMEDIKLFAIMSGDVNPAHVDDDFAKSSRFQEVIAHGMWGGALISTVLGTKLPGPGTVYLGQTLAFKAPVMLGDVLRVAVRVDKMDEKHHHIVFACRCENQRGDTVIEGEARVLAPTKKVRRQRTVLPEVRLSERGQLHAILTAADHPDPMHTAVVHPVDDSSIRGAVASAKQQLIIPTLVGPRDKIMAAADKAELDIRDFDIVDAPHSHAAAEKAVAMARAGESEALMKGALHTDELLHEVVKREGGLRTEHCLSHVMAFDVPTYPRPLFITDAAINIYPGLAQKRDIIQNAIELAHAIGNSHPRVAILSAVETINPKLNATLDAAALCKMAERGQITGGILDGPLAFDSAVSEDSRVTKGIDSPVAGCADILVAPDLEAANMLMKQLSYLADATGAGVVVGARVPIMLTSRADDALTRIASSALALLLAEHQRKALNKYK
- the fabI gene encoding enoyl-ACP reductase FabI, translating into MEHPFSLAGKVGIVAGLANENSIAFGCAQALSQAGADVLVTYGTPKAERFVTPLKAAMGDPELMLCDVQDDQQLDALFARAKEKWGRVDFVVHSIAFAPLDDLHGRVVDCSREGFSLAMDISCHSFIRMAKQAEPLMPDGGTLFNMSYYGAEKAVDNYNLMGPVKAALESTTRYLAAELGPKGIRVHAISPGPIRTRAASGLKEFEALAVDGETRSPLRRLATVQDVGHAVVYLSADAGRVLTGLTHYVDAGHHLRF
- a CDS encoding nucleoside triphosphate pyrophosphohydrolase family protein gives rise to the protein MKFAVLNQAIYDHLYRDIEAFRTTFDLPCNDPDSLDDKADDLHTALAVEEMTELAEADSLVEQVDAIVDSVYVLMGRAVQMGSRGYREQLEVSYMIDILLQIASRLGIDFVTCWDEVHSSNMSKVCRNQQEFADTQAFYAQKGIDVVASPKEDGIIAKCAVDVSVDGKLIREGKVMKSVYYRPADLAKCVMAELA
- a CDS encoding outer membrane beta-barrel protein — translated: MTKHLSLATLCAGMLLATTAQAQTSPLSIGASASVTDVKYGSQTETGHTWEVNGTLRVTDYTSLYTGYGETSADFDNENGTETKLTSSYIPVGLQVNFPMSMGNIYLRGGGNYYQTEFGTDKDIGWGATGTVGFELQPTVGPKMAFELTYADRGDAETSSVSVGTSVGF